The following coding sequences lie in one Leptospira mtsangambouensis genomic window:
- a CDS encoding class I SAM-dependent DNA methyltransferase, with protein sequence MKLYSELAEYYFTIEEPSRKFSEEILFLRDTFKRHKIHTVLDIGCGTGEHVKELQGMGFKPLGVDGSPRMLEIAKARFPHCQFELGKMEVHVAKQPADAVICLYGTFNYLINDDLVQNFLRNCYKNLKQAGLLVLEIWNADPIHRIKRKPITTVSNVRQGATSIRRNRGFRLTRADDVAIVEVNYVYNLNQKDLKDKHTMRVFHFPQVRNFLDDNKFDVLHVYSNYDGEKYIKTGARMLIVAKKRS encoded by the coding sequence ATGAAACTCTATTCTGAATTGGCCGAATACTATTTTACCATCGAAGAACCAAGCCGCAAGTTTTCGGAAGAAATTCTTTTCTTGCGAGATACATTTAAGCGACATAAAATACATACTGTTTTGGATATCGGCTGCGGGACCGGGGAACATGTCAAAGAACTCCAAGGAATGGGTTTTAAACCACTGGGTGTGGATGGTTCTCCAAGGATGTTAGAAATCGCCAAGGCCCGCTTTCCCCATTGCCAATTTGAGCTTGGGAAAATGGAAGTACACGTCGCCAAACAACCTGCAGATGCAGTGATTTGTTTGTATGGAACCTTTAATTATCTCATCAACGATGATTTGGTTCAAAATTTCCTACGTAATTGTTATAAAAACTTAAAACAAGCCGGGCTTTTGGTTTTGGAAATTTGGAATGCCGATCCTATTCACCGTATCAAACGAAAACCCATCACCACTGTGAGTAATGTGCGCCAAGGGGCAACATCCATTCGTAGAAACAGAGGATTTCGATTAACAAGGGCAGATGATGTGGCCATTGTAGAAGTGAACTATGTATACAATTTGAATCAGAAGGATTTAAAAGACAAACATACCATGCGTGTCTTTCATTTTCCGCAGGTTCGAAATTTCTTAGACGATAATAAGTTTGATGTCCTTCATGTTTATAGCAACTACGACGGTGAAAAATATATAAAAACCGGCGCAAGGATGCTCATCGTCGCCAAAAAGAGGTCTTGA